A single genomic interval of Isorropodon fossajaponicum endosymbiont JTNG4 harbors:
- the dapE gene encoding succinyl-diaminopimelate desuccinylase codes for MSKTLELAKKLVSIASLTPQDKGCQSIMTNHLSHLNFEIIDLKFGEVDNFWAVRGHQPPVFVFAGHTDVVPVGDESKWHVPPFSAQVKEGMLHGRGTADMKGSLAAMLSATDRFVKDYPNHKGSIGYLITSDEEGPATDGTVKVAQYLKEINQTVDYCLVGEPSATSELGDVIKNGRRGSLNGTLKVIGKQGHIAYPHLANNPIHLVIPALNDLCNEVWDEGNEYFPATSFQISNIHSGTGVTNVIPGESDIVFNFRYSTQNTHEQLQSRVCVILDKHNFEYQITWEHSGYPFLTPKGELVNACVDAIKTVKNINTQLSTSGGTSDGRFIAPILEAQVVELGPLNATIHQVDECVSIQDLEDLSDIYYHVLKNILT; via the coding sequence ATGAGTAAAACCTTAGAATTAGCAAAAAAGCTAGTTAGTATAGCCTCACTCACCCCACAAGACAAGGGCTGCCAGTCTATTATGACCAATCATTTGAGCCATCTTAATTTTGAAATCATTGATTTAAAATTTGGCGAGGTTGATAATTTTTGGGCAGTTCGTGGTCATCAACCCCCTGTGTTTGTATTTGCAGGGCACACCGATGTCGTACCTGTGGGCGATGAGTCAAAATGGCACGTGCCACCTTTTTCTGCCCAAGTTAAAGAAGGTATGTTGCATGGTCGTGGAACAGCTGATATGAAAGGCTCTTTGGCAGCCATGCTCAGTGCAACCGATAGATTTGTTAAAGATTATCCTAATCACAAAGGTTCAATTGGCTATTTAATCACTTCTGACGAAGAAGGTCCTGCTACTGATGGTACTGTTAAAGTTGCGCAGTACTTAAAAGAAATCAATCAAACCGTTGATTATTGCTTAGTGGGTGAGCCATCAGCTACTAGTGAGTTAGGAGATGTGATTAAAAATGGTCGTCGCGGTTCTTTAAATGGCACTTTAAAAGTCATTGGTAAACAAGGGCACATTGCCTATCCACATTTGGCAAATAATCCCATCCACCTAGTCATACCAGCGTTGAATGATTTGTGTAATGAAGTTTGGGATGAGGGTAATGAGTATTTTCCAGCTACCAGTTTCCAAATCTCTAATATTCACTCAGGCACAGGAGTGACCAATGTTATTCCGGGTGAAAGTGATATTGTTTTTAACTTTCGTTATTCCACACAAAACACTCACGAGCAATTGCAAAGCCGAGTTTGCGTAATTTTAGACAAGCACAATTTTGAATATCAAATCACTTGGGAGCATTCTGGCTATCCATTTTTAACCCCAAAGGGCGAACTGGTCAATGCTTGTGTTGATGCGATTAAAACTGTCAAAAATATAAACACCCAACTATCCACCTCAGGCGGCACTTCTGATGGACGTTTTATTGCGCCAATTTTAGAGGCTCAAGTAGTGGAACTAGGCCCTTTGAATGCCACCATTCATCAGGTTGATGAGTGCGTATCCATTCAGGATTTAGAAGATTTGAGCGATATCTATTACCACGTTTTAAAAAATATACTCACCTAG
- the ccmI gene encoding c-type cytochrome biogenesis protein CcmI, whose amino-acid sequence MSLYLWFALIVIASSIWIIWFLYRPLKSNDINLEGSNIALGKQKLLELEQDLHQNLIDEKQFNQAKEEISTTLAIELQQVSNIQNNASNNTWVLILILVLLPVVSIGVYQYLTPRSNMSQPLESAEKPLSLEQSANKIVQYLQTNEDDSEAWKMLGLTYLELGKLDLSIEAYEKSYQINPEDPRLLVEYASMMISASDNQFSDKSVKLIKQALEIEPNAPDALYLAGMFAVSQQDFNLAKGLWQRALNALLEGSIDRVALVNILSELKAVEVSKDTPEHSISVRVDVSNEVLKSRSSEDFIMIYVKAAKGRPMPIAIKKIKLKDFTGQVVLTDQDSVIQGNQLSRHDQVIAVVRISATGSAMRGVGDIQVLSKVINVADNSTVHLSVK is encoded by the coding sequence ATGAGTTTATATCTATGGTTTGCTTTGATAGTGATAGCCTCTTCTATTTGGATAATTTGGTTTTTATATCGACCCCTTAAATCTAATGACATTAATCTTGAAGGTTCTAATATCGCCTTAGGCAAACAAAAATTACTAGAACTTGAACAAGATTTACACCAAAATTTGATTGATGAAAAACAATTTAACCAAGCCAAAGAAGAGATTTCAACAACACTGGCTATTGAGCTTCAACAAGTGAGTAATATTCAAAATAATGCCAGTAATAACACATGGGTTTTGATATTAATATTGGTGTTACTACCTGTCGTGTCCATCGGTGTTTATCAATATTTGACACCAAGAAGTAACATGAGTCAGCCACTTGAAAGTGCAGAAAAGCCACTAAGTTTAGAACAGAGTGCTAACAAAATTGTGCAGTATTTACAAACTAACGAAGATGATTCTGAAGCTTGGAAAATGCTCGGGCTTACGTACCTTGAGTTGGGAAAATTAGATTTATCAATAGAGGCTTATGAGAAATCTTATCAAATTAATCCCGAAGACCCAAGATTGTTAGTTGAGTATGCCTCTATGATGATTAGTGCTAGTGATAATCAATTTTCAGATAAATCTGTTAAGCTAATCAAACAAGCCCTAGAGATTGAGCCGAACGCACCAGACGCCTTGTATTTAGCAGGCATGTTTGCCGTGAGCCAGCAAGATTTTAATTTAGCCAAAGGGCTTTGGCAACGCGCACTTAATGCTCTGCTAGAGGGTAGTATTGACCGAGTGGCCTTGGTGAATATTCTATCTGAGTTAAAAGCAGTTGAAGTAAGCAAGGATACACCTGAGCATTCTATTAGTGTGCGTGTTGATGTGTCTAACGAGGTACTAAAGTCAAGATCTAGCGAAGACTTTATCATGATTTATGTTAAAGCAGCCAAGGGCAGACCGATGCCGATTGCAATTAAAAAAATTAAGTTAAAAGATTTTACTGGTCAAGTGGTTTTAACCGACCAAGACTCTGTGATACAAGGTAATCAACTATCACGCCATGACCAAGTGATTGCGGTAGTGCGTATTAGTGCAACTGGCTCTGCCATGCGAGGTGTGGGCGATATACAAGTGCTTAGCAAAGTCATTAATGTGGCTGACAATTCGACCGTTCATTTGAGCGTGAAATAA
- the panC gene encoding pantoate--beta-alanine ligase: protein MNSTVINAMQLCYQNTQITKLVNDWHTQGKTVAFVPTMGGLHQGHLSLIDIAKQKADKVIVSIFVNPAQFGKNEDLDSYPRTLNADLTVLEVNVDGVFIPDVKQIYPKGISKHTDVGKIGQILCGKTRPHFFNGVAQVVEILFGIVRPDVAVFGQKDYQQLLVIKQMVKNSSLDICIESGETIREKSGLAMSARNQYLSENEAKIATNLYRILSYFKHEILQNKKVDVLKQLAEFDLKQYFKLDYLEALDANTLRQITGNTHQIVILSAVFLGSVRLIDNIIFKKG from the coding sequence GTGAACAGCACAGTTATTAATGCAATGCAGTTGTGTTATCAAAATACTCAAATAACCAAGCTAGTTAACGACTGGCACACGCAAGGCAAAACCGTCGCATTTGTGCCTACAATGGGTGGATTACACCAAGGACATTTGTCATTAATTGACATTGCTAAACAAAAAGCCGATAAAGTCATTGTTAGTATTTTTGTTAATCCCGCCCAATTTGGTAAAAATGAAGATTTAGACAGTTATCCACGTACGCTTAATGCTGATTTGACAGTATTAGAGGTAAATGTTGATGGTGTTTTTATTCCAGATGTTAAACAAATTTACCCCAAGGGTATAAGCAAACATACTGATGTTGGTAAGATTGGACAGATTTTATGCGGTAAAACACGTCCGCATTTTTTTAATGGGGTGGCTCAGGTTGTTGAAATATTGTTTGGAATTGTACGTCCTGATGTTGCAGTTTTTGGTCAAAAAGATTATCAGCAATTGTTGGTCATTAAGCAAATGGTCAAGAATTCATCATTGGATATATGCATAGAATCTGGCGAGACTATTAGAGAAAAAAGTGGCTTAGCAATGAGCGCTCGAAACCAGTATTTATCTGAGAATGAGGCTAAAATTGCCACTAATTTGTACAGAATTTTGTCTTATTTTAAGCATGAAATTTTACAAAATAAAAAAGTTGATGTGTTAAAGCAATTGGCAGAGTTTGACTTAAAGCAATACTTTAAATTGGACTATCTTGAGGCATTAGACGCAAATACCCTTAGGCAAATCACTGGTAATACGCATCAAATTGTTATATTATCTGCAGTGTTTTTAGGTTCTGTGCGACTCATTGACAATATAATTTTTAAAAAAGGATAA
- a CDS encoding NfuA family Fe-S biogenesis protein, whose protein sequence is MFDITDEAKVYVADLFAQQDEKDLGLKVDVEKAGTPAAAVTFNFCFPKELSKTYQKFEYEGFYAYIDELNFEYLKDSEVALKDAGTGKKLTITAPNTKGEEPKEDAPLEEKIKYVIAADISPGLASHGGFVELVEITKQMDVILNFGGGCQGCSSVKSTLEQGVETQLKTRFPEIKSVRDVTDHSNTDNAYM, encoded by the coding sequence ATGTTTGATATTACCGATGAAGCAAAAGTTTATGTAGCTGATTTATTTGCTCAACAAGATGAAAAAGACCTTGGCTTAAAGGTGGATGTTGAAAAAGCCGGCACACCTGCCGCCGCAGTTACTTTTAATTTTTGCTTTCCTAAAGAGTTAAGTAAAACGTATCAAAAATTTGAATATGAAGGATTTTATGCCTATATTGATGAGTTAAATTTTGAATATTTGAAGGATTCAGAAGTGGCATTAAAAGATGCAGGTACTGGCAAGAAATTAACCATCACTGCACCTAATACCAAAGGCGAAGAACCAAAAGAAGACGCACCTCTTGAAGAAAAAATAAAATACGTTATTGCTGCTGACATCAGTCCTGGACTTGCCTCTCATGGTGGTTTTGTTGAACTGGTCGAGATTACTAAGCAGATGGACGTTATTCTTAATTTTGGCGGTGGTTGTCAGGGCTGTTCATCGGTTAAATCCACTTTAGAACAAGGTGTTGAAACACAGCTTAAAACACGCTTTCCAGAGATTAAATCGGTGCGTGATGTAACAGACCATTCCAATACTGATAACGCTTATATGTAA
- the folK gene encoding 2-amino-4-hydroxy-6-hydroxymethyldihydropteridine diphosphokinase produces the protein MLTYIGLGSNLNNPKQQIKDALIALNSTKDVKVVSLSSLYQSKPIDDSKQPNYINAMCQVDTHLTALELLYVCQDIETRQHRVREKKWGARTIDLDIIIYGVQVIASKQLIVPHPQMMNRAFVLVPLAELEPNLKVPVLGPIQDLIAKLDITKLVKL, from the coding sequence GTGTTAACATATATCGGACTGGGTTCAAACCTTAACAACCCAAAACAGCAAATTAAAGATGCGCTAATTGCGCTTAATTCTACTAAAGATGTTAAAGTGGTGAGTTTGTCAAGTTTGTATCAATCCAAGCCGATTGACGATTCAAAGCAGCCTAATTATATCAATGCCATGTGTCAGGTTGATACGCATTTAACTGCATTAGAATTGCTGTATGTTTGTCAAGATATTGAGACTAGACAGCATCGCGTGCGCGAGAAAAAATGGGGTGCAAGAACCATTGACTTGGATATTATTATTTATGGTGTGCAAGTGATTGCCTCTAAGCAATTGATTGTTCCACATCCGCAAATGATGAATAGGGCGTTTGTATTGGTACCATTAGCAGAATTAGAGCCTAATTTGAAAGTGCCAGTTTTAGGGCCCATTCAAGATTTGATTGCTAAACTAGACATCACTAAATTGGTTAAATTATGA
- the thiL gene encoding thiamine-phosphate kinase: protein MNEFSLIETYFNWDSSNLVNLGIGDDCAVIDIDANYQLVTSVDTLIEGVHFPSNTSASDIAYKALAVNLSDLAAMGARAKYLTLALTLPNTNKKWLSQFSTSLKSLADEFGIVLVGGDTTRGALSITINVTGVVEKNKALLRSSAQVGDLIFVSNTIGDAAYAWKQLQNNQAPSEHVINQFNRPKPQLFLGRQLPDIANACIDISDGLEQDLTHILTRSNVGASINLDDIPLTNEVKAYIKKTNDWCLILAGGDDYELCFTVPVKNMNLLKALQNKNNITVTQIGIINDSMVLTKIGSFDRPCCSYQHF, encoded by the coding sequence GTGAATGAGTTCTCTCTAATTGAAACCTATTTTAATTGGGATAGTTCAAATTTAGTTAATTTAGGTATCGGTGATGATTGCGCTGTTATTGATATAGATGCTAATTACCAATTAGTAACCAGCGTTGATACTTTGATTGAAGGCGTGCATTTTCCCTCAAATACCAGTGCCAGTGATATTGCTTATAAAGCCCTGGCAGTTAATTTAAGTGATTTGGCAGCAATGGGTGCACGTGCAAAATATTTGACACTTGCCTTAACATTGCCAAATACTAACAAAAAATGGCTTAGTCAGTTTTCTACCTCACTTAAATCTTTAGCAGATGAATTTGGCATTGTGTTGGTTGGTGGTGATACCACAAGAGGCGCACTTAGCATCACCATCAATGTTACTGGTGTGGTTGAAAAGAACAAAGCTTTATTGCGCTCATCTGCCCAAGTAGGGGATTTGATTTTTGTGTCTAATACGATTGGTGACGCGGCTTATGCTTGGAAGCAATTACAAAACAACCAAGCGCCTTCTGAGCACGTTATTAACCAATTTAATAGACCAAAACCCCAGCTATTTCTAGGGCGACAATTGCCAGATATTGCCAATGCTTGTATTGATATTTCTGATGGTTTAGAGCAAGATTTAACACACATTTTGACTCGTTCTAACGTGGGTGCAAGTATTAATCTTGATGATATTCCATTGACCAATGAAGTCAAAGCCTATATTAAAAAGACCAATGATTGGTGTTTGATACTTGCAGGTGGTGATGATTATGAATTGTGTTTTACTGTGCCAGTTAAAAATATGAATTTACTCAAAGCATTACAAAATAAAAACAACATTACAGTCACTCAAATTGGCATTATTAACGATTCTATGGTGTTAACCAAAATTGGGTCTTTTGATAGGCCATGTTGTTCTTATCAACACTTTTAA
- the panB gene encoding 3-methyl-2-oxobutanoate hydroxymethyltransferase, translated as MNIEALKGFKQSGEKIACLTAYDASFASVFDACGIDIILIGDSLGNVIQGGENTLDVSMGDMVYHTQAATKGAQNALRIVDMPYQSYTNAEQTLTNAKRLITAGAQMIKFEGGCEHEASFKILQDNGIPVCGHLGLQPQSVIEMGGYKVQGRDKQSADKIIKNALALAFWGVKVIVLECVPANLAKQVSQSLSIPTIGIGAGVNCDGQVLVSYDMLGIHVGHVPKFVKNFLIDSGDVKSAVNAFIKAVKDKSFPGEQHSY; from the coding sequence ATGAACATTGAAGCGCTAAAGGGCTTTAAACAATCTGGCGAGAAAATTGCTTGCTTAACTGCTTATGACGCTTCATTTGCATCAGTTTTTGACGCGTGTGGCATTGACATTATTTTAATAGGAGACTCACTTGGTAACGTTATCCAAGGCGGTGAAAATACATTAGATGTAAGTATGGGTGATATGGTTTATCATACACAAGCAGCTACCAAAGGTGCGCAAAATGCATTAAGGATTGTGGACATGCCTTATCAAAGTTATACCAATGCTGAACAAACTTTAACAAACGCCAAACGCTTAATAACAGCGGGTGCACAAATGATAAAATTTGAAGGTGGGTGTGAACATGAGGCATCTTTTAAAATCTTGCAAGATAATGGCATTCCCGTTTGTGGTCACTTAGGCTTGCAACCGCAATCGGTAATAGAAATGGGCGGTTATAAGGTGCAAGGTAGGGACAAGCAAAGCGCTGATAAAATTATTAAAAATGCTTTGGCTTTGGCATTTTGGGGTGTTAAAGTAATCGTGCTAGAATGCGTCCCTGCCAATCTGGCTAAACAAGTGTCACAATCTTTAAGTATTCCTACTATTGGCATTGGTGCTGGCGTGAATTGTGATGGGCAAGTATTGGTAAGCTATGATATGCTGGGCATTCATGTAGGACACGTGCCAAAATTTGTTAAAAATTTCTTAATTGATAGTGGTGATGTTAAGTCTGCTGTTAATGCTTTTATCAAAGCGGTAAAAGATAAGTCCTTTCCAGGTGAACAGCACAGTTATTAA
- the trmD gene encoding tRNA (guanosine(37)-N1)-methyltransferase TrmD, translated as MRFDVITLFPDMFNAIKDEGVIARAIKKSHLSIHTWQLREFSNNKYKNIDDKPYGGGAGMVMQVKPIRDCIHKIKQSNPKTKVIYLSPQGQPLKHKLAKELSTFDSITLLCGRYEGVDERIIEHDIDMEISIGDYVISGGELAAMVLIDAVSRQIPNVLGNADSLNDSFANNLLDYPHYTRPEVIDNQAVPEVLLSGYQANINTWRAEQSIKKTQEKRKDLLYKNC; from the coding sequence ATGCGCTTTGACGTTATCACTCTGTTTCCTGATATGTTTAATGCCATTAAGGATGAAGGTGTTATTGCACGCGCCATCAAAAAATCACACCTCTCAATTCACACTTGGCAACTCAGAGAGTTTAGCAATAACAAATACAAAAATATTGATGATAAACCCTATGGCGGTGGTGCTGGTATGGTGATGCAAGTCAAGCCCATTCGTGATTGCATTCACAAAATCAAACAATCAAACCCAAAAACTAAGGTTATTTATCTATCACCACAAGGCCAACCACTCAAACATAAACTAGCTAAAGAACTATCCACGTTTGACTCAATCACTCTATTATGCGGACGCTACGAAGGTGTAGACGAGCGCATTATTGAGCACGATATTGATATGGAAATCTCCATTGGCGATTACGTTATTAGCGGTGGTGAATTGGCAGCTATGGTACTTATTGATGCGGTTAGCCGGCAAATTCCAAACGTACTTGGCAATGCCGATTCATTAAACGATTCCTTTGCAAATAATTTACTAGACTACCCACATTACACACGCCCTGAAGTTATTGATAACCAAGCAGTACCTGAAGTATTACTAAGCGGATACCAAGCTAATATTAACACTTGGCGAGCAGAACAATCCATTAAAAAAACCCAAGAAAAACGCAAGGATTTGTTATATAAAAACTGCTAA
- the dksA gene encoding RNA polymerase-binding protein DksA, translating into MPQPNYQEIPNYQPKKNEEFMNDAQLEHFKNKLNSWREQLVDDAESTINHIQEDSNQVADINDRATLEEEFALELRTRDRERKLIGKIDKTLHIIELGDYGFCKTCGAEISLIRLEARPTADECIDCKTIAEKKEV; encoded by the coding sequence ATGCCACAACCAAACTACCAAGAAATTCCTAATTACCAGCCTAAAAAAAATGAAGAATTTATGAATGATGCTCAGCTTGAGCATTTCAAAAATAAATTAAATTCATGGAGGGAACAATTAGTTGATGATGCTGAATCAACCATTAATCATATCCAAGAAGATTCAAATCAGGTTGCTGATATTAACGATAGAGCTACCCTTGAAGAAGAATTTGCTCTAGAGTTAAGAACACGCGATCGTGAAAGAAAACTGATTGGTAAAATTGACAAAACTTTACACATTATTGAACTGGGCGATTATGGCTTTTGTAAAACCTGTGGTGCTGAAATTTCCTTGATACGACTAGAGGCGCGCCCCACTGCTGATGAATGTATTGATTGCAAAACCATTGCAGAGAAAAAAGAAGTTTAA